From the genome of Scytonema hofmannii PCC 7110, one region includes:
- a CDS encoding DUF1830 domain-containing protein encodes MAQILDPLPSEQSAILFCCYVNATSKIQVARISNIPNWYFERVVFPGQRLVFEAPREAQLEIHTGMMASAILSDRMPCNRLVISEASNYELAANSQSEIDPFHKKPIVQPIHTKTGDSIKSLNVAGLVSVD; translated from the coding sequence ATGGCTCAAATACTAGATCCTCTACCATCCGAGCAATCGGCTATACTTTTCTGCTGCTACGTGAATGCCACAAGTAAAATACAAGTGGCACGCATATCAAACATTCCTAATTGGTATTTTGAAAGGGTTGTTTTTCCCGGACAACGGTTAGTGTTTGAAGCACCTAGAGAAGCTCAACTAGAGATTCATACGGGTATGATGGCTAGTGCAATTTTATCGGATAGAATGCCGTGCAATCGCCTTGTCATTAGTGAAGCTAGCAATTATGAGTTAGCAGCGAACTCTCAGTCAGAAATAGATCCTTTTCATAAAAAACCAATTGTTCAACCAATTCATACAAAAACCGGAGATTCTATAAAATCCTTAAACGTCGCTGGTTTAGTATCCGTTGATTAA
- a CDS encoding DUF4079 domain-containing protein, producing MDLPSFVWLWKIAAWSMGLSLLAYVLLAFTGVWMFFSRTSERLPFIFQGSTDNTDTRTLHLLIGSCMVSLVLLLLLIGIVGTLGHFGSLGHSPHLYAGAIVVLLVLLSAGSALLINTKRPWAKRVHVGTNIVLFFALIWVSLTGWNVVQKYLP from the coding sequence ATGGATCTACCTTCTTTTGTCTGGTTGTGGAAAATAGCGGCATGGTCCATGGGCTTGTCGTTGCTGGCGTATGTGCTGCTAGCATTTACGGGAGTTTGGATGTTTTTTAGCAGAACATCGGAACGTCTTCCTTTTATATTTCAGGGTTCTACAGACAATACGGATACACGTACTCTTCACTTGCTGATCGGCAGTTGTATGGTAAGTTTAGTACTGCTGCTGCTACTGATTGGCATTGTTGGGACTCTCGGTCACTTCGGTTCTTTGGGTCATTCTCCACATCTCTATGCTGGAGCGATCGTAGTTTTGCTTGTTTTACTTTCCGCAGGAAGCGCTTTGCTGATTAATACCAAACGTCCTTGGGCTAAGCGCGTCCATGTTGGAACCAACATCGTTCTATTCTTTGCTTTGATCTGGGTGTCGCTGACAGGATGGAATGTAGTACAAAAGTATTTGCCCTAG
- a CDS encoding ABC transporter ATP-binding protein: protein MGQHTPKALLRLEQVSLFASLKTQKKGEQLGYPILQDISFEVFEGDRIAITGPSGAGKTYLLRVLNRLSEYSNGNIYLENQEYRQIPILQLRSSVTLLPQESKLLGMTVREALVYPLVLRGLPKQTIQQRVTHWIEKLHIPDDWLGRAEVQLSAGQKQLVAIARALVIQPKILLLDEPTSALDAATAEQLMQVLCQLAQNQQTTVLMVNHQLDICQKFCTCLLYLQQGRLISNQKEPHINWADVKENLTKAKAQDEFEF, encoded by the coding sequence ATGGGACAACATACTCCCAAAGCACTACTGCGCTTAGAACAAGTCAGCTTGTTTGCTAGTTTGAAAACTCAAAAGAAAGGCGAACAGTTAGGATACCCCATACTACAGGATATTTCTTTTGAGGTATTTGAGGGCGATCGCATAGCTATTACTGGACCTTCTGGTGCAGGCAAAACTTATTTGTTACGTGTGTTAAACCGTTTAAGCGAATATTCAAATGGCAACATCTATCTAGAGAACCAAGAGTATCGTCAAATTCCCATATTGCAGCTTCGTTCATCAGTCACATTGCTACCTCAAGAATCCAAACTCTTGGGGATGACAGTGAGAGAAGCTTTGGTGTATCCCTTAGTTTTACGAGGCTTACCCAAACAGACCATTCAACAACGTGTAACCCACTGGATAGAAAAGTTACACATTCCAGATGATTGGTTGGGACGGGCTGAGGTACAACTTTCCGCAGGACAAAAACAACTCGTAGCAATTGCCCGTGCTTTAGTTATTCAACCAAAAATCTTGTTACTAGACGAACCAACATCAGCCCTAGATGCTGCGACGGCAGAACAGTTAATGCAAGTTCTGTGCCAGCTTGCTCAAAACCAGCAAACAACAGTTCTCATGGTCAATCACCAACTAGATATATGCCAGAAGTTTTGTACTTGCTTGTTATATTTACAGCAAGGTCGCTTAATCAGCAATCAAAAAGAACCTCATATAAATTGGGCTGATGTCAAAGAGAATTTAACAAAAGCCAAAGCTCAAGATGAGTTTGAATTTTAG
- a CDS encoding response regulator transcription factor, with amino-acid sequence MGSVCIEIVEGNPHLRSLLGWHLQQLDYRVHQAASIYQAREVFLSNQPTLVILDADLPDGDGIEFCRWLHRQQQPLILMLSARSNEADIVAGLKAGADDYLSKPFGMQEFLARVEALIRRKRTPVAPAYLDYGALQIDLVQRRVRYQGEFIDLTPQEFSLLYVLAQAGGVPLSRSELLRRAWPDAIDNPRTIDTHVLSLRKKVELDPRQPSLIQTIRNVGYRFNLEVLNANNPQSTTKIPKERFSNQRSTVSG; translated from the coding sequence GTGGGTTCGGTTTGTATTGAAATCGTTGAGGGAAATCCCCATCTGAGGTCATTGCTAGGCTGGCACTTGCAACAACTGGACTATCGGGTGCATCAAGCTGCAAGTATATATCAAGCTAGGGAAGTATTTTTAAGCAATCAGCCAACACTAGTCATCCTTGATGCCGATTTACCTGATGGCGATGGCATTGAATTTTGTCGTTGGTTGCACCGTCAGCAGCAGCCTCTGATTCTCATGCTATCTGCTCGAAGTAATGAGGCTGACATAGTTGCTGGGTTAAAAGCAGGGGCAGATGATTATCTTAGTAAACCTTTTGGGATGCAGGAGTTTTTAGCAAGAGTGGAGGCGCTCATTCGTCGAAAACGCACACCTGTTGCACCTGCTTATCTCGATTATGGTGCTTTGCAAATCGACCTGGTACAGCGTCGAGTTCGTTACCAAGGTGAGTTCATTGACCTAACACCACAAGAATTTAGTTTGCTTTATGTTTTAGCGCAAGCTGGAGGAGTGCCTTTAAGTCGGTCAGAACTTTTACGTCGTGCTTGGCCCGATGCTATCGATAACCCCCGCACTATTGATACACACGTTTTATCCTTGAGGAAAAAAGTGGAATTAGATCCACGCCAACCAAGTTTAATTCAAACTATCCGTAATGTTGGTTATAGATTTAACCTGGAAGTTCTTAACGCTAACAATCCACAATCAACAACAAAAATACCCAAAGAAAGATTTAGCAATCAACGTTCAACGGTTAGTGGTTAG
- a CDS encoding DUF6761 family protein, producing the protein MLQDTQTIRYYQRLTDAFVELWNRGYRMDDMRMYLDGYLAALRHGNAIEPYLIHRLEEEASRYLHDVSNFTMTQTQPQHDYH; encoded by the coding sequence ATGCTCCAAGACACACAAACCATCCGCTATTACCAAAGACTAACCGACGCCTTCGTCGAGTTATGGAATCGCGGTTATCGCATGGATGATATGCGGATGTATTTGGATGGCTATCTAGCCGCGCTGCGTCACGGTAATGCCATTGAACCGTATCTGATTCATCGCTTAGAGGAGGAAGCCAGCCGCTACTTACACGATGTTTCAAACTTTACAATGACACAAACACAACCCCAACACGATTACCACTAA
- a CDS encoding RNA-guided endonuclease InsQ/TnpB family protein: MYKTIQVRLNVSEEVMAFLVHQGHAANSLINSAHYEIRQRHYAECPRVEFFDKDDFYRTSLKIKTVKDAGYATLCALMKDNPHYQQLGGQCAQQTLKSVAEQYVSYNGLLSSWAKGEVSKPSMPTYRKSGGLSGFTYPVQAVTLDIETGMCRIPISRELNAFVKDELGLKEIWINGAIGFNPSQLVEVRILPRNNNWYAEYVYQSGNDGAICSLDLDCKSAIGIDPGTARNWLTCVTTEGKSFIIDVHKIKASNQWYNKQVATIKEGKPQGFWNDELARITEKRNCQMRDAVNKAARFIINYCLNYKIGNVVFGWNTRHKDGSDMGKRNNQNHVQIPTAKLKERIQQLCEENGIQFHETEESYTSKSSFLDNDVLPKYGEKPKEWKPSGIRNGRIYKTANGAIVNADAQAAANILKKVAIQLGFSLVKIVREVLTLPKRYDLFRNLKNSYRKRSCYGRLLVPVATTA, from the coding sequence TTGTACAAAACAATTCAAGTGAGATTAAACGTATCCGAGGAAGTCATGGCTTTCTTGGTTCATCAAGGTCATGCGGCAAACAGTTTAATAAACAGTGCTCACTATGAGATACGTCAGAGACATTATGCTGAATGCCCAAGAGTTGAGTTCTTCGACAAAGACGACTTTTATCGTACTAGTCTGAAAATCAAAACGGTAAAAGATGCAGGATACGCAACTCTTTGCGCTCTCATGAAAGATAATCCCCACTATCAACAACTAGGTGGACAGTGCGCTCAACAAACCTTAAAATCTGTTGCCGAACAATACGTAAGTTATAACGGACTGTTAAGTAGTTGGGCTAAGGGCGAAGTCAGTAAGCCATCAATGCCAACTTATCGGAAATCAGGAGGTCTTTCAGGGTTTACATATCCAGTGCAAGCTGTGACTTTGGATATTGAAACAGGGATGTGTCGCATACCAATTTCTAGGGAGTTAAATGCATTTGTTAAAGATGAATTGGGACTTAAGGAAATTTGGATTAACGGTGCAATTGGCTTTAATCCATCACAGTTAGTAGAAGTCCGAATACTGCCGAGAAATAATAATTGGTATGCAGAATACGTTTACCAGTCAGGAAATGATGGAGCAATTTGCAGTTTAGACTTAGATTGTAAAAGTGCAATTGGAATCGACCCCGGCACAGCTAGAAATTGGTTAACCTGTGTAACCACAGAAGGAAAAAGTTTTATTATTGATGTCCACAAGATCAAGGCAAGTAATCAGTGGTACAACAAACAAGTCGCAACTATTAAAGAGGGAAAACCTCAAGGTTTTTGGAATGACGAGTTAGCCCGGATAACAGAAAAACGTAACTGTCAAATGCGAGACGCTGTGAATAAGGCAGCCAGATTTATTATAAATTACTGCTTGAACTACAAAATAGGCAATGTTGTATTTGGTTGGAATACTAGACACAAAGATGGTTCTGACATGGGAAAACGCAACAACCAGAACCACGTTCAAATACCAACAGCTAAACTGAAAGAGCGAATTCAACAACTTTGTGAGGAGAATGGAATACAGTTCCATGAAACTGAGGAATCTTACACTTCTAAGAGTTCATTTTTGGATAATGACGTGCTGCCAAAGTATGGTGAAAAACCCAAGGAATGGAAGCCGTCGGGCATTAGAAATGGACGCATTTATAAAACGGCAAATGGCGCAATTGTCAATGCAGATGCTCAAGCAGCCGCCAATATTTTAAAAAAAGTAGCTATACAGCTAGGTTTCAGCCTAGTCAAGATAGTTAGGGAAGTTTTGACCCTTCCAAAGCGCTATGACTTGTTCAGGAATCTGAAAAACAGTTATAGAAAAAGAAGTTGCTATGGGAGACTTTTAGTCCCCGTAGCAACGACTGCTTAG
- the grxD gene encoding Grx4 family monothiol glutaredoxin, giving the protein MTPELKERLDNLLEQNKILVFMKGTKLMPMCGFSNNVVQILNTLGVPFETINVLDDGDIRQGIKEYSNWPTIPQVYINGEFVGGSDILLELYQKGELQQMVEVALAS; this is encoded by the coding sequence ATGACTCCAGAACTCAAAGAGCGACTTGATAATTTATTAGAGCAGAACAAAATTTTGGTGTTCATGAAAGGAACCAAACTCATGCCCATGTGTGGCTTCTCCAACAATGTTGTTCAAATACTGAATACATTAGGTGTTCCTTTTGAAACAATTAATGTACTTGACGATGGCGATATTCGCCAAGGTATTAAGGAATACTCTAATTGGCCTACAATTCCTCAGGTTTATATTAATGGTGAGTTTGTGGGTGGTTCGGACATCTTACTTGAACTCTACCAAAAAGGCGAGTTGCAGCAAATGGTAGAAGTCGCATTGGCATCTTGA
- a CDS encoding BolA family protein — translation MISPQQVEEMIKAELPDAVVQVQDLTGGGDHYQVTVVSSQFAGKGLVQQHQLVYSAVRQAMSTEAIHALALKTYTPDSWQNSH, via the coding sequence ATGATTAGTCCGCAGCAAGTTGAGGAAATGATTAAGGCTGAACTGCCAGATGCCGTAGTTCAAGTGCAAGACTTGACTGGAGGCGGTGACCATTATCAAGTCACAGTCGTGTCATCGCAGTTTGCAGGTAAGGGACTGGTGCAACAACACCAGTTAGTTTACAGTGCAGTACGACAGGCTATGTCTACTGAAGCTATCCACGCCCTAGCACTCAAAACCTATACTCCGGATAGTTGGCAAAATAGTCATTAG
- a CDS encoding lysophospholipid acyltransferase family protein has product MIEQQSSCDSSRNIATMPANPNVAHSTTSRVCHWLSPLMYLLGRHFLIPLFFGRIKITGQENLPKTGPVILAPTHRARWDALLIPYVAGRCVTGRDLRFMVTITECQGLQGWFVRRMGGFPVDPQRPSISTLRHGVELLRDGEALVIFPEGGIFRDEKVHSLKPGISRLALSAESSDKPGTACAKGDKLGTACAKSERGLGVKIVPITIQYSQPYPTWGTDATVRIGCPIEVANYTKESVKQEAKRLTTDLTKALQKLNHHEAELTQHAFAEIANG; this is encoded by the coding sequence ATGATTGAGCAACAGTCTTCCTGCGATTCATCCCGTAATATAGCTACTATGCCAGCAAACCCTAATGTGGCTCATTCTACTACCTCTCGGGTTTGTCATTGGCTAAGCCCACTCATGTATTTACTAGGACGGCATTTTCTCATCCCACTTTTCTTTGGACGGATTAAAATTACCGGACAAGAAAATCTTCCTAAAACAGGTCCTGTTATCCTTGCTCCTACCCATCGGGCGCGGTGGGATGCTCTACTTATACCTTATGTCGCAGGTCGTTGCGTCACAGGTCGAGATTTACGCTTCATGGTCACCATTACGGAGTGCCAAGGTCTCCAGGGTTGGTTTGTTCGCCGTATGGGCGGTTTTCCTGTCGATCCTCAACGTCCATCAATCTCTACTCTACGTCATGGAGTAGAGCTTCTTCGAGATGGAGAAGCTCTAGTGATTTTTCCAGAAGGCGGTATCTTCCGCGATGAGAAGGTTCACTCCCTAAAGCCAGGGATTTCTCGTTTGGCTTTAAGTGCTGAATCTAGCGATAAGCCGGGTACGGCTTGCGCCAAAGGCGATAAGCTGGGTACAGCTTGCGCTAAGAGCGAACGCGGTCTTGGTGTCAAAATTGTACCTATAACCATCCAATATAGCCAACCTTATCCAACTTGGGGTACAGATGCGACTGTTCGCATTGGTTGTCCGATAGAAGTAGCAAATTATACGAAAGAATCAGTCAAACAAGAAGCCAAACGCCTCACAACGGATTTAACAAAGGCACTTCAAAAACTAAACCATCATGAAGCAGAACTTACCCAACACGCATTTGCGGAAATTGCTAATGGCTAA
- the tadA gene encoding tRNA adenosine(34) deaminase TadA has protein sequence MLIKHLDYLAHQKWMSRALDLAQVAGDADEIPVGAVIINSSGNLIAEGENRKERDKDPTAHAEIVAIREASQKLQTWRLNQCTLYVTLEPCPMCAGAIVQARVGLLVYGVDDPKTGAIRTVSNIPDSAASNHRLRVIGGVLESSCRQQLQAWFANRRQVSN, from the coding sequence ATGTTAATTAAACATTTAGATTATCTGGCACATCAAAAATGGATGAGTCGCGCTCTAGACCTTGCACAGGTAGCAGGTGATGCAGATGAAATCCCAGTAGGTGCTGTTATTATTAATTCATCAGGAAATTTAATTGCAGAAGGTGAGAACAGAAAGGAGCGTGACAAAGACCCGACAGCTCATGCAGAAATTGTTGCTATTAGGGAAGCATCCCAAAAGTTACAAACTTGGCGTCTTAACCAATGTACTCTGTACGTGACTTTAGAACCTTGTCCTATGTGTGCCGGTGCGATCGTGCAGGCGCGTGTGGGTCTTTTAGTTTACGGAGTTGACGATCCAAAAACTGGGGCAATTCGTACTGTTAGTAACATACCCGATAGTGCTGCTTCCAATCACCGACTGCGCGTTATTGGAGGTGTTCTAGAATCTAGTTGTCGTCAACAATTGCAAGCTTGGTTTGCTAATCGGCGACAAGTTTCTAACTAA
- the grxC gene encoding glutaredoxin 3, whose translation MVNFINSLLGRHPESIKANVEIYTWQTCPYCIRAKLLLWWKGVNFSEYKIDGDETARAKMAERSNGRRTVPQIFINNQHVGGCDDVHELDTRGQLDILLAQSVTS comes from the coding sequence ATGGTAAATTTTATTAATTCTCTCTTAGGTCGCCATCCAGAATCCATTAAAGCCAATGTAGAAATATATACCTGGCAAACCTGTCCGTATTGTATCCGTGCCAAATTGCTTTTGTGGTGGAAAGGTGTAAACTTCAGCGAATACAAAATTGATGGAGATGAAACCGCTAGAGCAAAAATGGCAGAACGTTCTAACGGACGCCGCACAGTACCACAAATTTTTATTAACAACCAACACGTTGGTGGTTGTGATGACGTTCATGAATTGGATACTAGGGGACAATTGGATATTCTGCTCGCTCAATCGGTGACATCATAA
- the glpX gene encoding class II fructose-bisphosphatase has product MENTLGLEIIEVVEQAAIASSRWMGKGEKNTADQVAVEAMRERMNKIYMRGRIVIGEGERDEAPMLYIGEEVGICTREDAKDFCNPDELIEIDIAVDPCEGTNLVAYGQNGSMAVLAISEKGGLFAAPDFYMKKLAAPPQARGHVDINKSATQNLKILSECLERSIEELVVVVMDRPRHKELIEEIRQAGSRVRLISDGDVSAAISCAFAGTNIHALMGIGAAPEGVISAAALRCLGGHFQGQLIYDPEVVKTGLIGESREGNIARLKEMGITDPDRSYNADELASGQTVLFAACGITPGTLMDGVRFFHGGARTQSLVISSQSRTARFVDTIHLFDEPKTLQLR; this is encoded by the coding sequence GTGGAAAATACACTTGGGTTAGAAATTATTGAGGTTGTTGAGCAAGCCGCCATTGCCTCCTCCCGTTGGATGGGGAAAGGTGAGAAGAACACTGCTGACCAAGTGGCTGTAGAAGCTATGCGGGAACGGATGAATAAGATTTATATGCGCGGTCGCATCGTGATTGGTGAAGGCGAACGCGATGAAGCTCCCATGCTTTACATTGGTGAAGAAGTTGGTATCTGTACTCGTGAGGATGCTAAAGATTTTTGCAACCCCGATGAATTAATTGAAATTGACATTGCTGTTGACCCCTGCGAAGGCACTAACCTAGTTGCTTACGGTCAAAACGGCTCAATGGCAGTGTTGGCAATTTCTGAAAAAGGCGGTTTATTTGCTGCACCTGACTTCTATATGAAGAAGTTAGCAGCGCCACCTCAAGCTCGCGGTCATGTTGATATTAACAAGTCTGCCACTCAGAACCTCAAAATTCTATCCGAGTGCCTAGAGCGTTCCATAGAGGAATTGGTAGTGGTAGTGATGGATCGTCCCCGCCACAAGGAACTCATTGAAGAAATCCGTCAAGCAGGGTCTAGAGTAAGGCTAATTAGCGATGGGGACGTTTCTGCAGCCATTTCCTGCGCCTTCGCTGGTACTAACATTCATGCACTCATGGGTATTGGTGCTGCGCCTGAAGGTGTTATTTCCGCAGCTGCGTTACGTTGTTTGGGTGGGCATTTCCAAGGACAACTGATTTACGATCCAGAAGTCGTAAAAACTGGTTTGATTGGAGAAAGCAGAGAAGGTAACATTGCACGACTCAAGGAAATGGGTATTACAGACCCAGATCGCTCTTACAATGCTGATGAATTGGCTTCTGGTCAAACCGTGCTGTTTGCTGCTTGCGGTATTACCCCAGGAACCCTCATGGATGGTGTTCGCTTCTTCCACGGTGGCGCTAGAACTCAAAGCTTGGTTATTTCCAGCCAGTCCCGCACCGCCCGGTTTGTCGATACAATCCATTTGTTTGACGAGCCAAAAACTTTGCAATTGAGATAG
- a CDS encoding glutamyl-tRNA reductase: MHIAVVGLSHKTAPVEVREKLSIPEPQIESATGQLLNYPHIEEVAILSTCNRLEIYIVTQETEQGIREVTQFLSEHSKLLVPSLRQHLFVLLHQDAVMHILRVAAGLDSLVLGEGQILAQVKNTHKLGQQYQSIKTILNRLFKQALTAGKRVRSETSIGTGAVSISSAAVELAQMKLDNLAACQVAILGAGKMSRLLVQHLISKGTDRICILNRSLGRAEELAKQFPEESIRTCLLTEMTAVISECDLVFTSTSATEPILDRAKLEMVLEPNRCLMLIDISVPRNVHANVNEMTNVQAFNVDDLKAVVAQNQESRRRMAQEAEGLLEQEAEAFDVWWRSLETVTTISCLRDKIETIREQELEKALSRLGSEFAEKHQEVIEALTRGIVNKILHDPMVQLRAQQDVEARRRCMQTLQMLFNLDVEELFS, from the coding sequence ATGCATATAGCAGTAGTGGGGTTAAGCCATAAAACAGCCCCTGTTGAAGTTCGGGAAAAGTTGAGTATTCCAGAACCACAAATTGAAAGCGCAACCGGGCAGTTGCTAAACTATCCCCATATTGAAGAAGTCGCAATACTAAGCACTTGTAATCGTCTGGAAATCTATATCGTTACCCAAGAAACAGAACAGGGTATTCGTGAGGTGACTCAATTTCTCTCCGAACATAGCAAATTGCTGGTACCTTCTTTGCGTCAACATTTGTTTGTCTTGCTGCATCAAGATGCTGTGATGCATATACTGCGTGTTGCGGCTGGATTGGATAGCCTCGTTCTTGGAGAAGGTCAAATTCTGGCTCAGGTGAAGAATACTCACAAACTAGGACAGCAATATCAGAGTATTAAAACAATTTTGAATCGATTATTCAAACAAGCCCTTACCGCAGGTAAGCGAGTTCGTAGCGAAACGAGTATTGGTACGGGCGCAGTTTCAATTAGTTCGGCTGCTGTTGAATTGGCACAAATGAAGTTGGACAACTTAGCAGCTTGTCAAGTGGCAATTCTTGGCGCTGGTAAAATGTCACGGTTGCTGGTACAACACTTAATATCTAAAGGGACTGATAGAATTTGTATTTTAAATCGCTCTCTCGGACGTGCTGAGGAATTGGCAAAGCAGTTCCCTGAAGAATCTATCAGAACTTGCTTGCTTACGGAAATGACTGCAGTCATTTCCGAATGCGATTTGGTGTTTACAAGTACATCAGCAACGGAACCCATTCTTGACCGTGCTAAGTTAGAAATGGTTTTAGAACCTAATCGTTGTTTGATGCTGATTGATATTTCTGTACCTCGCAATGTCCATGCAAATGTCAATGAAATGACAAACGTACAGGCGTTTAATGTGGATGATTTAAAGGCAGTTGTAGCACAAAACCAAGAAAGTCGCCGCAGAATGGCTCAAGAAGCGGAGGGATTGTTGGAACAAGAAGCAGAAGCTTTTGATGTTTGGTGGCGATCACTCGAAACAGTAACAACTATCAGTTGTTTGCGTGATAAAATAGAGACTATTCGCGAACAAGAGTTAGAGAAAGCTTTATCGAGATTGGGTTCAGAATTCGCTGAGAAACATCAAGAGGTGATTGAAGCTTTAACGCGAGGTATTGTTAACAAAATTTTACACGATCCAATGGTACAGTTACGAGCACAACAAGATGTTGAGGCAAGACGACGCTGTATGCAAACTTTGCAAATGCTGTTTAATTTGGATGTAGAAGAATTGTTTAGCTAA